The Propionispora hippei DSM 15287 genome includes the window AGCCGCAGCCGGAACCGTTTGTGGCAAAAGGGGGAAACTTCGGGGCATATTCAAACCGTTAAGGATATTTATTATGACTGCGATGCCGATACCTTGCTGATTAAAGCGGAGCAAACAGGCGCCGCCTGTCATGAGGGAACCTATTCCTGCTTTAGCCGGAAGCTGGGCGGCACGGCAGAGATGAAAGCGCTGGTTGATGCAAGCAAGGTATACGGACAATCGGTTTCCACTGTTTTGCATGAGTTGTACGGGGTTATTATGGACCGGAAAGAAAATCCGAAGGAAGGCTCGTACACCAACTATCTTTTCACTAAAGGGCAGGATAAAATCCTGAAAAAGGTCGGCGAAGAGAGCGCGGAAACCATTATTGCCTCCAAAAATAACAGTAAAGAGGAAATTCTGTACGAGATGGCCGACTTGTGGTACCATTGCCTGGTGCTGCTGGGCTATCACAATATTGGCCCCAGCGAATTATTGGCGGAACTGCAAAAAAGAAGAAAATAACAGACCTTTGGGTGCGGCTTCGACGAAAGCCGCACTTATTTTCTTTTTGACGGATAAGCGTCCCGATGAGAGGAAATTAAGCGCAGCCGTCGAAGATATATAGCTCATGGTGGCTGCGCCGCGATTATTTAGCTGGAAAATGACCTGTTTCCAAACAGCTTATTATCGACGATATTTTTGCAAAATAGGTTGATAATAAGAATGGAGACGGAGGTGGAAGTTTGTATATTATAAAAAAAGCCGTTATTAAGCATAAAAGCGGGCTCCATGCCAGAGTTGCCGCGATGGTTGTGCAAAAATCCTATGAAATAAAGAACAAATATAACGTACCGTTATATTTGCACTGCCCAGGCCGGGAGAAAGTGACTGCCAGCAGTTTGATGCTGATTGTATCGCTGCGGATTAAGGTGGGCGATATTGTTCAAGTATCGGGCGAGGGGGCTTTGGCTGAGGCGGCAGTGAATGAAATGGTCGGTTTTCTGGAGAGCGATTTTCAGATTGCCGATTTTCGCACGTTTACGCAAGTGGACAACCTGATTCATGAAAACACCTTTACGGCAGAACAGGTGTTTAGCTGCATGGCCAATGGTCTGGTGGTTACCGATGAAAACGATATTATCACTATTTTTAACCCGGCGGCTGAAAAAATCATGGGAATTGCCGCGGTGGAGGCAATCGGCAATTCGGTGTGTGAGATCATACCCGGTTCCCGGATGCATATTGTCAATAAAAAGATGGAACCTGAATTGGGCTGTCGCCAATTGATCGGCAATTCCATCATTGTGACCAACCGCAGCCCGATTATCGTCAATGGCCAGTCAAAGGGTGTAGTCGCCATTTTTGAAGATATTTCGGCGATGGAAAAGACGGCGGGAGAGCTGCGGGAAGTCAAACAGTTAAAAGAAAAGCTGCAGTTGGTCCTGGAGTCGGTGCATGACGGTATCTGCGTATTGGACAAAGACGGCTATATTACCTATGTCAACCCGTCTTATTTGCGGATTGTCGGTGAAGCGAGAGAAGATCTTGTCAATCACAGCATTGAAATCATATCGCCCAAGGGGGCCCGCAACAAGGTGCTTAACACCGGGGAACAGGTATTGGGCAGCATTAGTACCAAGCAAAATGGTGTCACTATTGTGGCTAATGTAAATCCTATTGTCGTGGACGGCGAAGTGGACGGTGCTGTTTCGATTGTTAAGGATGTTTCCGAGGTACAGGGGCTGGTGGAAAAATTAAATCGCGTTTCAGCCAGAGCCGAATATTTGGAACAGGAGCTATGGCGTATTAAAAGACCGGCCCGTGCTTTTGCCAAATTTATTGGCCGCAGCGGCAAAGCCCTCGATGCTCTGGCGGTTGCTGCCAAAGCGGCGGAAGGGCTGGCTACGGTGTTGATCCGCGGGGAAAGCGGCACCGGTAAGGAACTCGTGGCGGAGGGCATTCATTGTGCCAGCATCAGGGCCGGAGGACCTTTTATCCGGGTGAATTGTGCGGCTATA containing:
- the hisIE gene encoding bifunctional phosphoribosyl-AMP cyclohydrolase/phosphoribosyl-ATP diphosphatase HisIE, translating into MIDITMIRFNEQGLVPAIIQDVATNEVLMLAYMNQEALEKTLATGVTWFYSRSRNRLWQKGETSGHIQTVKDIYYDCDADTLLIKAEQTGAACHEGTYSCFSRKLGGTAEMKALVDASKVYGQSVSTVLHELYGVIMDRKENPKEGSYTNYLFTKGQDKILKKVGEESAETIIASKNNSKEEILYEMADLWYHCLVLLGYHNIGPSELLAELQKRRK
- a CDS encoding sigma 54-interacting transcriptional regulator; translation: MYIIKKAVIKHKSGLHARVAAMVVQKSYEIKNKYNVPLYLHCPGREKVTASSLMLIVSLRIKVGDIVQVSGEGALAEAAVNEMVGFLESDFQIADFRTFTQVDNLIHENTFTAEQVFSCMANGLVVTDENDIITIFNPAAEKIMGIAAVEAIGNSVCEIIPGSRMHIVNKKMEPELGCRQLIGNSIIVTNRSPIIVNGQSKGVVAIFEDISAMEKTAGELREVKQLKEKLQLVLESVHDGICVLDKDGYITYVNPSYLRIVGEAREDLVNHSIEIISPKGARNKVLNTGEQVLGSISTKQNGVTIVANVNPIVVDGEVDGAVSIVKDVSEVQGLVEKLNRVSARAEYLEQELWRIKRPARAFAKFIGRSGKALDALAVAAKAAEGLATVLIRGESGTGKELVAEGIHCASIRAGGPFIRVNCAAIPATLLESELFGHERGAFTGAIKKKLGKFELAHKGTIFLDEIGEMEKNMQAKLLRVIQEKEIGRVGGEDIFKVDVRIIAATNRNLEEMVAAGEFREDLYYRLNVIPILLPSLRERKEDIPMLIEHFIDKINGEINKEIKGIRQDALEVLLQYRWPGNVRELENIIERAITLTDGKYIESRDLPIYLRENVSSATTLIDHTFSQESILPWEEYEKQIIQMALRKYGSYNAAAKALGLTHKTVAAKAQKYGIEKNILWEKKG